CAGAAGACATTTATGATATGCGTTCAGTTTTTTTTCGAGTTTCAAATTCATTAAAATTCCCAATTTAATATGATAAAAAATCATTACCAGATTTTAGGGATAAACAGAAACGCAGATAATAAAGAAATTAAACAAGCTTATAAAAAATTAGCAGTAAAATTTCATCCTGACAAAAATAATGGAGACAAATATTTTGAAGAACGTTTCAAAGAAATACAAGAATCTTATGAGGTTTTAATAAACTCGCAAAAGAAAAGCGATTACGATAGGATTTATGACTCTTTTTTTTCTAACAAACAAAAAGAAAATTATAGCCAATCACAATCAACATATAAAAACACAGATACATCATATTCAAACCAAAGACAAACAGAACGAAAACAGGAACAAAAGAAAAAAGAAGAAGCTGAAAAAAGCAGAGTTTCAAATATTAAGAAAAATACTGAATTAGCATTTGAAGATAAAGCTTGGATATTTATTGCTAATTTCACAGTTGTCGGCTCGATTGTAGGTTTATTTATGTTTGTTAAATATAGAGCCGAAGGCTATAACAAAAAATCAAGTCAAGTTTGTGGTATTTCTGTTTTAGGAGTATTTGTAGGTTTGATTTTGGCAGTAATTTTTGCTTTAGGCAATAAATAATCAATGAAAAGAATTAAAGACATAAAAATTAAAGGAGCGAATTTACATTTTAGTTTTTGCCACCAAAAACCAGAAAGGTCTTTCTTTTGGAAAGGCAAGCAATTCCCTCTTTGTTCAAGATGTACAGGAATAAATTTAGGTTATTGTATTTTACCTTTTTTTATTTTTGGCTTTATAAAAATCCCTCTTTTGTGGTCTATCTTAATAATTATTCCAACATATATTGACGGAACTATTCAAGCATATTTTAACATTGAGAGTAATAATACAAGAAGATTCATAACTGGATTATTAAGTGGAATTGGAACAATGTCTTTAGTATCAATAATCGGAATTTATATAGGAAACCAAATATTAACACTAATCAATTAAATTTTAAACTATGTCAGAACAACTGAACCCAAAAGAAAATCCAAACGACAAATTAAGTACTGGATTACAAGTTTTATCTTTTTGTATTCCATTAGCAGGAGCAATTATTTACTTTAGTAATAAAAGTGACAGTCCAAACAAAGCGAAAATGGCTTGTCACGCTGCATTATGGGGAATTGGATTAGGAATTGTACTTCAGATAATTGCGACAGTTGCTGGAGCTGGAAATTAATAAAAAAACTACTGCCAACACCGTATATAAGCCATTGCTTGGTCTGTTCTACTTTGGAAAATCCTCGTGGATTTTCCAACTTGGTTTTGTACTTGCAAAGTTTCGTGCCAAACCACGCAACGGCTCATATACAAACACGTTAGCAAAAAAGTAGGAAAAATAATAACGTCGATTATTAACTATACAATAAAACTTTTATATTTGTAGGAAATATAAACTACAAAATGAGAAAATTAATATTATTTATTGTAATCATAATACTAAATTATTCGTGTCAAAAAGATGATGATATTACTCCCCTAACAATGAAACAAGCATCAACAGAGGGCTTAATTAAGCTTGGCAAAAAAAGGAAAACCCTTATTCGGTAGAAAACATGAAAAAAGCATTAGACAATCTAAAAAAGTCAAATGCATCTTCAAAATTATCTTCTATTAAAGACATTGAAATAACTACAACACATTTATACCTAAGATTTAAACCAAAAAATCAAGAAGAACTCAATATTTTGGCAATAGATTCAACCCTTGTATTATATGATTATCCTCTAGATTATGAAATCACTGAGATCGGTTACTATTATAGAGACCCAGAAGTTTCTGATGACCAACCAACTTACCAATATTGTGCCATTCCTGTTGATAAAAAACTACCTAAAGGTGTAGAATATGAGCTAATTGCTAATCTATTCATCCCTGATGAAGATAACGTTGATAGCACAGAAGGTAAAACAAGTGGTAAGTTATATTCTTCTGATTTGATTGACTCCTTAGTAGATGAAGCTTTAAGAATTACCAATAATTTAGATATGGCATTACATAACAAAAGCTCAAAAGTTTCGGCAAGCAAATGGAGACCAGCAGGTAAAATCAAAGTATGGGATGATGTACAAAATACATTTGTTGGTGTTGAAGGCGTTCAAGTAAGAGCTAGAAGGTGGTTTACGACCCACAGAGGCTTTGTTAAAGCAGACGGTAGTTATTCTTGCGATGGTCGTTTTAGACGAGATGCCAACTACAGTATCGATTGGGATCGTCATTATTTTGCACTACAAGACGGTTTGCTTAATGGTGCAACATACAACGGCCCTAAAAAACGAGGGAATTGGGATTTAAATCTTAAAGATGATAAACAAGCGTATTATGCAACTATTTTTTTAGCTGCTCATGACTATTTTTATAGACATAATTACGGATTAAGAAAACCTTCTAACACAGGAGGTTTAGGGAGAATTACAATTAAAGCACGGGAAGCTAACGGAAAATCCTCACATGCTGAAGCACGTAAGCTTTATGGTGGTTCAGACATCTCTTTAAAGGCTTGGGGAGACCCTTCTCATCTAGTGTATGGTACCACTATTCACGAACTCGCACATGCTTCACACAAAAATATTGATAGAGATGCTTATATAGACCTAACTTGGAAAGGTTGGATAAGCCCATGTACACCATCATCTGAAAGTTGCGACCACCCTGGACCTACAGGTGCAGATGCTAGACGTGTTATGGAAACTTGGGCTACTACTGTAGAGATTGTATTGACTAATTTGAGATAAAAGAGTTATTTAAGCCATTCTAGTTTTTTTTATTATTATCAAAACAGACAACGTCTTGGCACCATTTATCAACCATACTATACTTCTGTTGGTTATGACTTAATTGATAATTTCAATCAAAGAATCTATGGAAGTGGATATCCTCAAGATAGAGTGTCAGGCTATAATATAAAACAAATAGAAAATAGTTTAAGCAACACCAATAGTTGGAATGAATGGAAAGAACATATCAAACAACAAAATCCTTCTAATCCAACGAACAAATACATTGACGAACTTTTTAATAATTGGTAATATGAGAACATTTATTTATTTAGTTATTATTTTATTTTTTGCTTCCTGTACAGATTTAAGTGATGGTGAAACCTATACTTACACGGTCAAAAATAAAAGTGGAGTACCAGTAAAAATATATGCTTTTAATAGTAATAGTATGACTCCTGGAGAAGTAATTCATACTATAACACTTCAAAACAACGAGGAGTTGACAAAAAAATTTGAAGATGGATCACCTCCTAAAGGATATAATTTTAGTGATTTTTTTGGAAAACCAAGTGGTAGAAGTGTTACAGACTCTATTAGAGTAATTTATGATAATACTAAACACCAAAGTTTTAACTCTAAAAACTGTAATGGAGAAGATAGAAACCCCATTAATATTTGTGCTTATCAAGGCGTTGACGAATCATTTACTTTCACAGCAGAAGATTACAAAAACGCAGTAAATTGTAATAGTAATTGTGAGTAAACACTTTTGCTAACACGATATATAAAAAATAGCAGCTAAGTGCAATTTACAAAGTTTGTGCTTAGCTACTTTTTTTATTGAAAATATGAAAGTAAGAGTATCTTTATTCTGCTACTTTTCATATACAATCACATTGTAAACAAGCAAAAACTCTACTAAATACAATTTTAATTCACTAAAAAACATAACTATTAGTGAATATGTTTTATTATTCATATATTTGAACAAAGCTTAAGTTATGTATGAAAGAATATTATCAGATAAAATTGAGAAAAAAATAGGTAAAGGAAAAGCTATCATTTTAATTGGCCCTAGACAAGTAGGAAAGACAACTTTAATTAGAAAATTAATAAACGATAAAAAACACCTTTTCCTAGATGCTGATGACCCAACAGTTAGAAGCATCTTAAGTAATCCTAACACAGAACAGATTAAAAGCATCATAGGTTCTAATAAAATTATATTTATAGATGAAGCTCAGAGAATACCTGGAATTGGATTAACACTAAAAATAATAACAGATCAATTTAAAGATGTTCAACTATTGGTAAGCGGATCATCCTCTTTTGATTTATCTAGAGAACTTAATGAGCCACTTACGGGTCGAAAATGGGAATACGAATTATTTCCTATATGTTGGGAGGAACTTGAAAACAAACATGGATATCTTGTTTCTGAACAGCAAGTCGAGAACCGAATGTTATATGGCTTCTATCCTGATGTTTTAAATAATCCTGGCGAGGAACAAGAAATTCTAAAACAATTAGTAAACAGTTATTTATACAGAGATATACTAGCTTATTCTAATATTAGAAAACCTGAAGTTTTAGAAAGACTTGTTCAAGCTCTTGCTTTACAACTGGGAAGTGAAGTAAACTACAATGAACTCGCTCAAATTGTTGGTGTCGATAAAAATACTGTTTCAAATTATATTGACATACTGCAAAAAGGATACGTAGTATTTAAATTAGACAGTTTTAGTAGAAATTTAAGGAATGAAATTAAAAAAAATAAGAAAATTTATTTCTATGATAATGGAGTTAGAAATATGGTTTTAGGAAACTTCAATTCATTAAATCTTAGACAAGATACAGGCGCATTGTGGGAGAATTTTTTGATATCAGAAAGACATAAACAAAATACTTACAAAAACACCTATACCAAAATGTATTTTTGGAGAACAAAGCAGCAACAAGAAGTCGATTTAGTTGAAGAAAATAATGGAATTATTACCGGATTTGAATTTAAGTGGAATGCGAAGAAAAAAATAAGATTACCAAAAACGTTCGTAAGTGAATATAATGCAAATGAAGAAATAGTTGATAGAACTAACTTTAGAGAATTTATAACAATCTAAAATGCCGGTTTACAACACGGTGTATAATTAATGGCTAGTTGGGACTGTAAACTATTTTGTGTTTTTGCTGTTAGTTAGTTTAAAAATGATTTTGAAATTCATAGGCAAAAAATTTACTTTTAAATTTTTATTTTATGAACTCAGACTTAGAAAAACAATTAGACGCCTTGATCGGCAAAATCAGCAACAAGGAGGACTTTGACCAGGTCAAGGAACAGTTGCTTAAACGTGGTATTGAATCACTTTTAAAAGCAGAAATGACTGCCCACTTAGGGTTTCAAAAAGGAGGTTCTGTAATTGAGAACAACCAGCGCAATGGTTTCTCAGAGAAAACTATCAAGACTCATAACGGCGAACAACGCATCAAAATCCCCAGAGATCGTCAAGCGAGCTTTGAGCCTGTTATTGTCCCCAAACATCAATCGATTAGTCAAGAATTAGAAGATTGTATTCAACTGCTTTACGCCAAAGGTATGAGCAATAGCGATATTATTGATTTTATTGAAAGTACCTATGGAGTGCAGTATTCCACATCACAGGTATCCATTATCACCAATCAATTATTGGAAGACATCAAACAATGGCAGAATAGACCTTTAGAAGACGTATATCCCATTGTCTGGATAGATGCTATTCATTATAAAATACGTCAAGAAGGCAAGGTAATATCTAAAGCCTGTATGATAGTTTTAGGGGTGAATACCGAAGGGCAACAAGATATTTTGAGCATGAGTATTGTGGAGACAGAAAAGGCAGCTGCTTGGATGTCCATTTTAGACGATCTGCGCTCTAGAGGCGTAAAAGATATCTTCTTTCTGTGTTCGGATAACCTCTCTGGATTAGATAAAGCTGTAGAAGCTATTTTTCCAGGTAGTATACGTCAAATATGTATCGTACATCAAATTAGAAACTCTTTAAAATATGTGAGCTATAAGGACCGTAAATCAATAATGGTCGATATTAAAGCTATTTATCAAGCCGATAATGAGAAATTCGCTTTAGAGGCTTTCGAAGTCTTTAAACAAAATTGGGAAGATAAATACCTCTCTGCCGTACAGTCTTGGGAAAACAATTGGGATAATTTGACCGCGTTTTTAAACTACCCAAAAGAGATTAGAAAACTTATATATACTACCAATATCATTGAGAGTTTTAATGCCAGTTTAAGAAAATATACACGCAACAAAAAAGTCTTTCCTCATGATGATGCAGCACTGAAATCCATATATTTAGCAGCTCAAAGCATCAGCAAAAAATGGAAGAAAACACGATTTAAATGGGGCCAAATTTACAATCAATTGTATATTTGTTTTCCAAACAGGTTATAATCTATATTATTTTAACCTATGAATTTTGAAATTATTTTTCAAAAACACAAAATTTTGGATAAACTCCCCTATAAATCTAAAAAGCTACTCTTTTTTCAGGGAGTAGCTTTTTTATTTTATAACAAATCGGATAATGCTGGTTCTAAATGATGAAATTTAAAGTAAAAGCCTTTATCCTCAATCTTTTTAGAACTTACACGCTGACTCTCATACAAGATGGTGTGCATTTTCCCTAAAACTAATTTCATGACTGCTTTTGGGATATTAGGAAGAAATAATGGTTTTTCCTGAATGGATGCAATGGTCTTAACCAAGTCATTATTTGTGACAGGATTAGGCGAAACAGCATTATAAACACCTTCCAACCTATATTTTAAAACATATAAAAACAATTGAGCCAGATCGTGAACGTGAATCCACGACTGCCATTGTTTCCCAGTACCAAAAGCTGCTCCTAATCCGTAATTTACTGGTTTCACCAATTCTTGCAAAGCACCACCTTTATCAGAAAGTACCAAACCAATTCTTATTTTAGAAACCGTTATCCCTAAAGTTTTAAAAGCATCGACCTCATGCTCCCAAGCACAAACCACTTTACTTAAAAATGATGTTGGTTTTGTTTTATAATTTTCATCATAATAATTTGTAATGGAATCTGGGTAAACTCCTATGGCGCTAGCAGATATAACCTGTTTAATGTGATGTGATTCTCCTTTTAAATTATTAACTAATAATTTAGTGCTTTCGGTTCTACTTTTTAAGATTTCCCTTTTGTAACAAGGTGTCCAACGTTTTGAAATGGGAGCTGCCGCTAAATGAATGATCGTATCGACATCGGTAAAACAATTGGTATCTATATCCAAGGTTTTAGGGTTCCAATAAAAGCCTTTATAGTTTTCTTCTTTAGAAATTTGAGATTTACGCGTTGTAAGGTAACTTACTTTTATACCTTGTTGGTGACAAAGTTTTACTACTTCCTGACCAATTAAACCTGTAGCCCCTGTAATTAAAACGCGCATCTTCTATTTTTTTTACAAAATTACAAAATGGCCCTACCTAATGACCTGTATTTATATTAGGTTTAACAATATTGTTTAATAGTCAATAGTCAATAGTCAATAGTCAATAGTCAATTTAAAAATTCCATTTAACATTTTGGGTGTTATAAGGAGCTTCTTTTCACTTTTCACTTTTCACTTTTCACTTTTCACTTTTCACTTTTCACTTTTCACTTTTCACTTTTCACTTTTCACTTTTCACTTTTCACTTTTCACTTTTCACTTTCAACTTCTCCCCTCGAAGCATTTCTCGTTTTCCCGGAGGGCCAGGCAACTTTTCTACTAAAAACCCAACGGCTTGCATAGCACGACGCACACTACCTTTGGCTGCATAGGTAACTAAAATACCGCCCTCTTTTAAAGCATTAAACATGATTGAGAAAATGGCTTCCGTCCACAATTCAGGTTGAACACGCGCTCCGAACGCATCAAAATATATGAGGTCGTACAAGTTAGAATCTGTAATATCTTTAAAGAACTTTTTTTGTTTCGTTAATGAAAAACCCTCTTGAATCTTATGTTTTTCTTCCCAACTAGAGTTATGAATGGCTTCAAAAAGGTCTGATCTCTCTTCAATATGTAATTCAGAAACGTAATTGAGATGCTTAACTTCTTCATCTGAAATAGGATAAGCCTCTACACCACAATATTCAATTGGAACTTGTTTTTTTTCAGCCTCTACTAAGGTAATCAGTGTATTTAATCCCGTACCGAAGCCAATCTCTAAAATGGCAATATTTTTACCTTTTGTAGAAGTTAACGATTTGTCTAAAACATACTCAAGACCATGTTTTATAAATACATGATAAGCCTCCTGAATGGCACCATGTTTTGAATGATATTGCTCATTCCATTCTGGAATATGAATGGTTGAAGAACCATCGGAAGTAATTATAATTTCTCGTTTCAAATTAAGAATTTCTAGTAAAAAGTGGTTTTTTTATCAATTGGCCTCAAAAAAAATAATTGAATCCATGATTTGTTGTAAATATAGCATTTTTTAAAGACGAATTTGTTTAAATTTGTCTCATAAAAACACGAGACTATGAGTGCTATAATCAACGATATTGAGATTATAAAATCGGAAACTACAAAAATAAATGATGTAGATTTTAACAATTTAAAATTCGGACATGTTTTTTCTGATCACATGCTTGAATGTGACTATAAAGATGGAAAATGGCAAGCTCCTAAAGTAGTTCCTTATCAAGGTATTACTTTAGATCCTTCTGCTAAAATTTTCCATTACGGGCAATCAGTTTTTGAAGGTATGAAAGCCTACAAAGACGCTCATGAAAAAGTCTGGTTATTTAGACCTCTAGATAACTTTAAGCGTATCAATATCTCATCAAAACGTTTGGCGATTCCTGAGCTTCCTGAAAACTATTTTATGGATGGTTTAAAAGCCTTATTGGAAGTTGATAAAGATTGGATTCCTTCCAACGAAGGAAGTTCTTTGTATATAAGACCTTTTATTTTTGCTTCTGGTAATGGATTCCACGCTTCTCCTGCCGATGAATATAAATTTATTATTTGTACAGCACCTTCAGGATCTTATTTTTCTGGTGATGTTAAGGTTTTAATTGAAGAAAAGTATTCGCGTTCTGCTAATGGTGGTGTTGGTTTTGCAAAAGCTGGTGGTAATTATGCCGGACAGTTCTACCCTACGCAATTGGCTATAGAAAAAGGCTATCAACAAGTTATTTGGACAGACGATAATACACACGAATATATTGAAGAAGCAGGGGCTATGAACATTTTTGTTCGTATTAACGACACTTTAATTACTGGCCCTACTAGCGATAGAATTCTAGACGGTATTACCCGTAAAAGTATTATTGAGTTAGCAGAATCTGAAAACATTCCTGTGGAAGTTAGAAAACTTACCGTAGCTGAAGTGGTTGAAGCTGCCAAAAATGGTTCGCTTAAGGAAATGTTTGGAGCAGGAACCGCTGCTGTAATTTCTCCTATTTCTGGATTTGGTTATAAGGGTGAAGATTATGAGATAGAAAAGATTGACAATACCTACGCTAGCTTTTTGAAAAAGCGTATTACAGATATACAAACTAATAAAGCTGAAGACCCATTTGGATGGCGCTATGAGGTTAAGTAATAACACAAAAAAATGGTCTAGAAATAGACCTTTTTTTTTATTTAAAATTCCAATAAATTACTGTTCTAAAATAGATTTGATATTAGGTTTAAAATAATTAGGGCCTTTTAGAACTTTACCATCTTCTCGATAAATAGGCTCACCTCCTTCTCCTAATTTACTCATATTACTGCGCTGAATTTCATCAAAAACTTCTTCTATTTTATGCTGCATACCATGTTCAATAATGGTTCCGCATAAAATATAAAGCATATCACCTAGGGCATCGGCAACCTCAACAAGATCATTGTTTTGAGCGGCTTCTAAATACTCATCATTTTCCTCCTTCATTAGATTATATCTTAGCTTATTTTTAGCCTGACCTAAATCTGCTTTTGGCGATTCTAAATGCCCAATTTTAAAGGCCGTATGAAACGCCTTTACAGCTTCTATTTTATTTTTCATAATGTGATTTTATATTTGGGTAGTAAATGCATGTTAAATGCGTAAATTTGCATAAAAATATCATATGTTCAGTAAAGGTCAAATCATTTTCGGTGTTTTATTTTTTATCGTTTTTGCAATCATTATTGCATATACCTATAGAAAAGACTTAAAATTACACAAGCGATTTTACGCAGGAAGCTACTGGATGCTTATTGCTTTTATTGCCTTTATCGCTTTTATTTCGGCTATTAAATTCTTTTTTAAATAGCATACAATCCCTCAAAAAACAAGAGTATCGTTAAAAATTTAACTTATTTATAAAAAAAATAATATTTTAGACGCAACCTTTTTACTAATATACCATCTAATAGCAAACCACTAAAATCTAATCAAATATGACCATTATTTTAATTTTAAGTGCGCTTATTGTTGTTAATATCATTTTACTCATATTTAGTGTAAACAAAAAAACAGAACCTTGATTTAGATTCTGTTTTTTTGTTTACTTATGTATTAACTTCTAGTTTACTTCAGGAAGGAAACTGTAGTTTTTACTGTAGTTCAACATCTGACCATCAAAACTTTCTGGTTGAGTTACTTTTATTGCTATGATTTCGCCATTATTATCTGTTTCTGGTACTAAAACAGGATTTACAAAACCGCTATAAGGAGCCGATGTAAACTGTTTGTTACGCTCAAGAACTTCAGCATGAATCTCTTGATCTACTTTTACGCCATAACCTTCAACTAAAGCTTCACAAGCAGCATAATCTCCTTCAGATTTAATTCTTTGGGTTTCTCTTAATAATTGTCCGAATAATTCATGTAATTTCTCGTAATCATTAATATTGAAATAGGTTTTACCATCTCTTTTTATTTTTTCAATAACGTTATCAGCCTTACCTTTTTCAAAAACCCAAGCCGATACCCATTGTCTGTTTCTCATGTGCGCTTCTTCAACATCGTCACCTAAATTTAAACGAATAAGCTGCGTCA
This genomic interval from Tamlana carrageenivorans contains the following:
- a CDS encoding TIGR01777 family oxidoreductase — translated: MRVLITGATGLIGQEVVKLCHQQGIKVSYLTTRKSQISKEENYKGFYWNPKTLDIDTNCFTDVDTIIHLAAAPISKRWTPCYKREILKSRTESTKLLVNNLKGESHHIKQVISASAIGVYPDSITNYYDENYKTKPTSFLSKVVCAWEHEVDAFKTLGITVSKIRIGLVLSDKGGALQELVKPVNYGLGAAFGTGKQWQSWIHVHDLAQLFLYVLKYRLEGVYNAVSPNPVTNNDLVKTIASIQEKPLFLPNIPKAVMKLVLGKMHTILYESQRVSSKKIEDKGFYFKFHHLEPALSDLL
- the mnmD gene encoding tRNA (5-methylaminomethyl-2-thiouridine)(34)-methyltransferase MnmD gives rise to the protein MKREIIITSDGSSTIHIPEWNEQYHSKHGAIQEAYHVFIKHGLEYVLDKSLTSTKGKNIAILEIGFGTGLNTLITLVEAEKKQVPIEYCGVEAYPISDEEVKHLNYVSELHIEERSDLFEAIHNSSWEEKHKIQEGFSLTKQKKFFKDITDSNLYDLIYFDAFGARVQPELWTEAIFSIMFNALKEGGILVTYAAKGSVRRAMQAVGFLVEKLPGPPGKREMLRGEKLKVKSEK
- a CDS encoding DnaJ domain-containing protein gives rise to the protein MIKNHYQILGINRNADNKEIKQAYKKLAVKFHPDKNNGDKYFEERFKEIQESYEVLINSQKKSDYDRIYDSFFSNKQKENYSQSQSTYKNTDTSYSNQRQTERKQEQKKKEEAEKSRVSNIKKNTELAFEDKAWIFIANFTVVGSIVGLFMFVKYRAEGYNKKSSQVCGISVLGVFVGLILAVIFALGNK
- a CDS encoding IS256 family transposase, which codes for MNSDLEKQLDALIGKISNKEDFDQVKEQLLKRGIESLLKAEMTAHLGFQKGGSVIENNQRNGFSEKTIKTHNGEQRIKIPRDRQASFEPVIVPKHQSISQELEDCIQLLYAKGMSNSDIIDFIESTYGVQYSTSQVSIITNQLLEDIKQWQNRPLEDVYPIVWIDAIHYKIRQEGKVISKACMIVLGVNTEGQQDILSMSIVETEKAAAWMSILDDLRSRGVKDIFFLCSDNLSGLDKAVEAIFPGSIRQICIVHQIRNSLKYVSYKDRKSIMVDIKAIYQADNEKFALEAFEVFKQNWEDKYLSAVQSWENNWDNLTAFLNYPKEIRKLIYTTNIIESFNASLRKYTRNKKVFPHDDAALKSIYLAAQSISKKWKKTRFKWGQIYNQLYICFPNRL
- a CDS encoding branched-chain amino acid aminotransferase, coding for MSAIINDIEIIKSETTKINDVDFNNLKFGHVFSDHMLECDYKDGKWQAPKVVPYQGITLDPSAKIFHYGQSVFEGMKAYKDAHEKVWLFRPLDNFKRINISSKRLAIPELPENYFMDGLKALLEVDKDWIPSNEGSSLYIRPFIFASGNGFHASPADEYKFIICTAPSGSYFSGDVKVLIEEKYSRSANGGVGFAKAGGNYAGQFYPTQLAIEKGYQQVIWTDDNTHEYIEEAGAMNIFVRINDTLITGPTSDRILDGITRKSIIELAESENIPVEVRKLTVAEVVEAAKNGSLKEMFGAGTAAVISPISGFGYKGEDYEIEKIDNTYASFLKKRITDIQTNKAEDPFGWRYEVK
- a CDS encoding DUF2085 domain-containing protein, with amino-acid sequence MKRIKDIKIKGANLHFSFCHQKPERSFFWKGKQFPLCSRCTGINLGYCILPFFIFGFIKIPLLWSILIIIPTYIDGTIQAYFNIESNNTRRFITGLLSGIGTMSLVSIIGIYIGNQILTLIN
- a CDS encoding ATP-binding protein, with translation MYERILSDKIEKKIGKGKAIILIGPRQVGKTTLIRKLINDKKHLFLDADDPTVRSILSNPNTEQIKSIIGSNKIIFIDEAQRIPGIGLTLKIITDQFKDVQLLVSGSSSFDLSRELNEPLTGRKWEYELFPICWEELENKHGYLVSEQQVENRMLYGFYPDVLNNPGEEQEILKQLVNSYLYRDILAYSNIRKPEVLERLVQALALQLGSEVNYNELAQIVGVDKNTVSNYIDILQKGYVVFKLDSFSRNLRNEIKKNKKIYFYDNGVRNMVLGNFNSLNLRQDTGALWENFLISERHKQNTYKNTYTKMYFWRTKQQQEVDLVEENNGIITGFEFKWNAKKKIRLPKTFVSEYNANEEIVDRTNFREFITI
- a CDS encoding nucleoside triphosphate pyrophosphohydrolase family protein, which translates into the protein MKNKIEAVKAFHTAFKIGHLESPKADLGQAKNKLRYNLMKEENDEYLEAAQNNDLVEVADALGDMLYILCGTIIEHGMQHKIEEVFDEIQRSNMSKLGEGGEPIYREDGKVLKGPNYFKPNIKSILEQ